One region of Atribacterota bacterium genomic DNA includes:
- the purL gene encoding phosphoribosylformylglycinamidine synthase subunit PurL: protein MNKSSIDRQEMNLKRILEENNLTEREYQEIVKTLKREPNDIELGLYSAMWSEHCSYKSSKPVLRHFPTRAEWVLFGPGENAGAIDIGEGIAMVMKIESHNHPSAVEPFHGAATGVGGVVRDILAMGARPVAILGSLRFGNWEDSHTRYLVKEVAKGLSFYGNNITVPVIGGETYFSNSYQENPLVNAMCVGLVKKEDIVVAIAREIGSIVILAGEKTGRDGVGSASFASQELSEVDQEIKHPPIPQGNPYLEKKIIEACLEMVNEDLLLGMQDLGAAGLVSSSCEMASKGNCGIELDLSLVPKKEDDITPREILLSETQERMLLIAKRDNQEEIGKIFDKWGIEYTVIGKVIPDGLLRLKEGEKIVAEVPAKSLAEGVPVRNYQGKFPVEIKERQRLDLEKILQPKNYNQALLSLLSSINICSKIGIYNDFNQISSAGTEVILFPGDDAGVIKIEGSKKAIAFTADGNGRYCYLDPFVGGEIAVAEAARNLSCKGARPLAITDNLNFGNPEKEEIFWQLEKSVKGISKAAQEMGIPVISGNVSLNNESNGEAIYPTPIIGMAGIIDNFDQVCTMSFKNDGDLIVLIGENKEELGGSEYLKVFYNIEQGLPPQINLKLEKSVQNTCRESIALGILSSAHDCSDGGLITALAECCVAGKKGIKVEKKAKTRNDALLFGESQSCIIVSLPQKNLALLEDIALKYQAPLEILGQVEGDSLRFGNLVNLKIEQIIKAWERNFNNA from the coding sequence ATGAATAAGAGCAGTATTGACCGTCAGGAAATGAATTTAAAGAGAATTCTGGAAGAGAATAATCTTACCGAAAGAGAATATCAGGAAATTGTTAAGACTTTAAAGAGAGAACCAAATGATATAGAATTAGGACTTTATTCTGCAATGTGGTCTGAACATTGTAGTTATAAAAGCTCCAAACCGGTATTAAGGCATTTCCCTACTCGGGCGGAATGGGTTTTATTTGGACCTGGAGAAAATGCTGGAGCTATTGATATAGGAGAGGGGATAGCTATGGTAATGAAAATTGAAAGCCATAATCATCCTTCAGCAGTTGAGCCTTTTCATGGAGCCGCTACCGGTGTAGGAGGAGTGGTTAGGGACATTCTAGCTATGGGAGCCAGGCCTGTTGCCATATTAGGTTCTCTCCGATTTGGTAATTGGGAAGATTCCCATACAAGATATTTAGTTAAAGAAGTAGCAAAAGGCCTGTCATTTTATGGTAATAACATTACAGTGCCGGTCATTGGCGGGGAGACCTATTTTTCGAATAGTTATCAGGAAAATCCTCTGGTAAATGCAATGTGTGTGGGTTTAGTAAAAAAAGAAGATATTGTGGTTGCGATAGCCAGGGAGATTGGTAGTATCGTAATTTTGGCAGGAGAAAAGACCGGAAGGGATGGGGTAGGTAGTGCCAGTTTTGCTTCACAAGAGCTATCAGAAGTAGACCAGGAGATAAAACACCCACCTATTCCACAGGGCAATCCCTATTTAGAAAAAAAGATAATTGAAGCCTGTCTGGAAATGGTAAATGAAGACTTGCTATTAGGAATGCAAGACTTGGGAGCTGCTGGTTTGGTGAGCTCCAGCTGTGAAATGGCCAGTAAAGGAAATTGTGGGATTGAATTAGATCTTTCTTTAGTACCAAAAAAGGAAGATGATATCACTCCCAGGGAAATATTGCTCTCTGAAACCCAGGAGAGAATGTTATTAATTGCCAAAAGGGATAATCAGGAAGAGATTGGCAAAATATTTGATAAATGGGGTATAGAGTATACTGTTATTGGAAAAGTAATCCCAGATGGTTTATTGCGTTTAAAAGAGGGAGAAAAGATAGTTGCAGAAGTACCGGCAAAATCTTTAGCGGAGGGAGTTCCTGTTCGTAATTACCAGGGTAAATTTCCTGTAGAAATAAAAGAGAGACAGAGGTTAGATTTAGAAAAAATTCTACAACCTAAGAATTACAACCAGGCTTTGTTAAGCCTGTTATCCTCTATAAACATTTGTAGTAAAATCGGAATTTATAATGATTTTAATCAAATAAGCTCTGCTGGTACTGAGGTTATCTTATTTCCTGGAGATGATGCTGGAGTTATCAAAATTGAAGGAAGCAAAAAAGCAATTGCTTTTACTGCTGATGGTAATGGAAGGTATTGTTATTTAGATCCATTTGTAGGTGGAGAGATTGCAGTTGCTGAGGCAGCACGCAATCTATCCTGCAAAGGTGCCCGTCCCTTAGCCATAACTGATAATCTTAATTTTGGGAATCCGGAAAAAGAAGAGATATTCTGGCAGTTAGAAAAATCAGTTAAAGGGATAAGCAAGGCTGCTCAGGAAATGGGAATACCCGTTATCAGTGGCAATGTAAGTTTAAATAATGAAAGTAATGGCGAGGCTATTTACCCTACTCCTATCATTGGAATGGCTGGAATTATTGATAATTTTGATCAGGTTTGTACCATGTCGTTTAAGAATGATGGTGATTTAATTGTCCTGATAGGTGAAAACAAAGAAGAACTGGGAGGAAGCGAATATTTAAAGGTCTTTTATAATATAGAACAAGGTCTGCCTCCCCAAATTAATTTAAAACTGGAGAAATCAGTTCAAAATACCTGCCGGGAAAGTATTGCTCTGGGAATATTGTCTTCTGCTCATGATTGTTCTGATGGAGGGCTAATAACGGCATTAGCAGAATGCTGTGTTGCCGGGAAAAAAGGAATAAAAGTTGAGAAAAAGGCTAAAACCAGAAATGATGCGCTACTTTTTGGTGAATCTCAATCTTGTATTATTGTTTCCCTTCCACAGAAAAATTTAGCTTTACTAGAGGATATTGCTCTTAAATATCAGGCACCTTTAGAGATATTAGGACAGGTGGAAGGAGATAGTTTAAGGTTTGGTAATTTAGTTAATTTAAAGATAGAGCAAATTATAAAAGCCTGGGAGAGGAATTTTAATAATGCATGA
- the purQ gene encoding phosphoribosylformylglycinamidine synthase subunit PurQ — translation MKFGVVQFPGSNCDYDCYYSLKYILKVPTGLLWHKETNITGYDCIVLPGGFSYGDYLRVGAIARYAPVMRSILDFAREGGLVIGICNGFQILTEARLLPGSLIRNNCLHFTCKWQYIRVENINTPVTNLCQKEQVLKIPIAHGEGCYYADQNTIDEIEANNQVLFRYCSNQGKITQEANPNGSLYNIAGICNKGRNIFGLMPHPERCMEDCLGSIDGRLIFKSVINYLRMDIFPLNNCGNRSTHLCQS, via the coding sequence ATGAAATTTGGTGTAGTTCAGTTTCCCGGTTCAAATTGTGATTATGATTGTTATTATTCCTTAAAATATATTTTAAAGGTTCCCACTGGATTGCTTTGGCATAAAGAGACAAATATTACTGGTTATGATTGTATTGTCCTGCCAGGGGGATTTTCGTATGGTGATTATTTAAGAGTTGGGGCAATAGCCCGTTATGCTCCTGTTATGAGATCCATTCTGGATTTTGCCAGAGAAGGTGGTCTGGTGATAGGTATTTGTAATGGCTTTCAAATTTTGACTGAAGCGAGACTATTGCCAGGTTCTTTAATAAGGAATAATTGTCTTCATTTTACCTGTAAATGGCAGTATATTCGTGTGGAAAACATCAATACACCTGTTACCAACTTGTGCCAAAAAGAACAAGTATTAAAGATACCTATTGCTCATGGTGAAGGCTGCTATTATGCTGATCAAAATACGATAGATGAAATAGAGGCGAATAATCAGGTTTTGTTTCGTTACTGTAGCAATCAAGGGAAAATTACTCAAGAAGCGAATCCCAATGGTTCCCTATATAATATTGCTGGAATTTGTAATAAGGGAAGAAATATTTTCGGTCTGATGCCACATCCGGAAAGATGTATGGAAGATTGCTTGGGTTCAATAGATGGTCGTCTTATATTTAAGTCTGTGATAAATTATTTAAGAATGGATATCTTTCCTCTAAATAACTGTGGTAACAGGAGTACTCATCTATGCCAAAGTTGA
- the purS gene encoding phosphoribosylformylglycinamidine synthase subunit PurS, with amino-acid sequence MCWYVRIHIKLKKDVLDAQGKATYKALLALGFHNVQDVRIGKLIELQIENNSRTEVEIQVKDMCQRLLANPVIEDYVYTIEEY; translated from the coding sequence ATGTGTTGGTATGTAAGAATTCATATCAAATTAAAAAAGGATGTTCTTGATGCCCAGGGTAAGGCAACTTATAAAGCTCTCCTGGCTTTAGGATTTCACAACGTTCAGGATGTCAGGATCGGTAAATTGATTGAATTACAAATAGAAAACAATTCCAGGACTGAAGTAGAAATACAGGTTAAGGATATGTGCCAGAGGCTATTGGCTAATCCCGTTATTGAAGATTATGTTTATACCATAGAGGAATATTAA
- the purL gene encoding phosphoribosylformylglycinamidine synthase subunit PurL, producing MPKLKQNKIWQKWSLTIDEYQLICQALGREPNELEMGIFAVMWSEHCSYKSTKALLKKLPSKAPWVIQGPGENAGIIDIGEEILVVMKMESHNHPSAVEPFQGAATGVGGILRDIFTMGARPIALLDSLRFGDFQKDLTQYLYNGVIGGISFYGNCIGVPTVGGETVFSESYQGNILVNVMCVGLVKKKAVILAVASGIGNSIILIGAKTGRDGIGGAAFASVQLTEQSDKDRPAVQIGDPFAGKLLLEACLELAQFQEVIGLQDCGAAGLASSLSEMAARGESGVEVELSNVPQREANMSPSEIILSESQERMIVVVKKGKEERVLSTLKRWDLDSAIIGQVTDDQKFTIKDNKQVVACIPIHSLVEGAPTFRRKIKKPQWLERINYINWKKIKEFDHYNEILLDMLISPNLSSKEEIYQQYDYQVQTNTIIPPGDDAAVLRIKGSKKALALTTEGNGRYCFLDPLQGARIAVAEAARNLSCKGALPRAITDCLNFGAPENSDSYWQLVQAIRGLSEACRFFEIPIISGNVSLYNENEGKPIYPTPVIGMVGIIDDYRCICTLDFKKENDLIFLLGENLEELGGSEYLKIAHKLICGKPPVLDFRKEKKIQSFCRKVIEKGIISSAHDCSLGGIAIALAESCLKSSLGAEVELKSDIRSDCCLFGETQSRIIVSIDPSNIDNFIKIARSDKIPFQRIGMVKGNHLKINQWVNLPLEELEKSWRCKGN from the coding sequence ATGCCAAAGTTGAAACAGAATAAAATATGGCAGAAGTGGAGTCTAACCATTGATGAATATCAATTAATATGTCAGGCTCTAGGGCGTGAGCCCAATGAACTGGAAATGGGTATTTTTGCGGTCATGTGGAGTGAGCACTGCAGTTATAAAAGTACCAAAGCTTTGTTGAAAAAATTACCAAGCAAAGCTCCTTGGGTGATTCAGGGACCGGGAGAGAATGCAGGCATAATTGATATTGGTGAAGAAATTTTAGTAGTCATGAAGATGGAAAGCCATAATCACCCTTCAGCGGTTGAACCGTTTCAGGGTGCTGCCACCGGAGTAGGTGGTATTCTGCGGGATATTTTTACCATGGGTGCCAGACCTATTGCTCTTCTGGATTCCCTTCGTTTTGGTGATTTTCAAAAAGATTTAACACAATATTTATATAATGGTGTAATAGGAGGTATTTCCTTTTATGGAAATTGTATTGGAGTACCTACTGTCGGTGGAGAAACTGTCTTTTCAGAAAGTTATCAAGGGAATATCTTAGTAAATGTAATGTGTGTAGGTTTAGTAAAGAAGAAAGCAGTAATTCTTGCAGTGGCAAGCGGAATAGGTAATTCTATTATCTTAATTGGAGCAAAGACTGGACGTGATGGGATAGGTGGAGCTGCTTTTGCCTCAGTACAACTTACCGAACAATCAGATAAGGATCGACCAGCTGTTCAAATAGGAGACCCTTTTGCTGGTAAATTATTACTTGAAGCATGTCTGGAATTAGCACAATTCCAAGAAGTTATTGGTTTGCAGGATTGCGGTGCAGCCGGTTTAGCTAGTTCTCTAAGTGAAATGGCTGCCAGAGGAGAAAGTGGAGTTGAGGTTGAGTTGTCAAATGTTCCGCAAAGAGAAGCTAATATGAGTCCTTCTGAAATCATATTATCTGAATCACAGGAAAGAATGATAGTAGTAGTAAAAAAGGGAAAAGAAGAAAGGGTTTTATCAACCTTAAAACGATGGGATTTAGATTCAGCTATTATTGGACAAGTCACTGATGATCAGAAATTTACCATTAAAGATAATAAACAAGTTGTAGCATGTATTCCCATTCACTCACTGGTAGAAGGAGCCCCTACTTTCAGAAGAAAAATAAAAAAACCACAATGGCTGGAAAGAATAAATTACATTAATTGGAAAAAAATTAAAGAATTTGATCATTATAATGAAATCTTGCTTGATATGCTAATTTCTCCTAATTTATCAAGCAAGGAAGAAATTTATCAACAGTATGACTATCAGGTTCAAACTAATACTATTATCCCACCTGGAGATGATGCTGCAGTTTTAAGGATTAAAGGAAGCAAGAAAGCCCTTGCTTTAACTACTGAAGGTAATGGCAGATATTGTTTCCTTGATCCATTGCAAGGAGCAAGAATTGCAGTAGCTGAAGCAGCCAGAAATTTATCCTGTAAAGGTGCGTTACCAAGGGCTATTACTGATTGTCTTAATTTTGGAGCACCGGAGAATAGCGATAGTTACTGGCAACTAGTACAGGCGATAAGAGGTTTGTCGGAAGCCTGTCGATTTTTTGAAATCCCGATAATCAGTGGTAATGTTAGTCTGTATAATGAAAATGAAGGCAAGCCAATATATCCCACACCTGTTATTGGCATGGTTGGGATAATTGATGATTACCGGTGTATTTGTACTTTAGATTTTAAAAAGGAAAATGATTTGATTTTTCTGCTTGGTGAAAATTTAGAGGAATTAGGAGGGAGTGAGTATCTGAAAATTGCGCATAAACTAATATGCGGTAAGCCTCCTGTTCTTGATTTTAGAAAGGAGAAAAAAATACAATCATTCTGTCGAAAAGTGATTGAAAAAGGAATTATTTCTTCAGCACACGATTGTTCCTTGGGAGGGATAGCCATTGCTTTAGCTGAATCATGCCTGAAAAGCAGTCTGGGAGCAGAGGTAGAACTAAAATCTGATATTCGTTCTGATTGCTGTTTATTTGGGGAAACACAATCCCGCATAATAGTCAGTATTGATCCCTCTAATATTGATAACTTTATTAAGATAGCCCGAAGTGATAAGATACCATTTCAAAGAATTGGAATGGTCAAGGGAAATCATTTAAAAATTAATCAATGGGTTAATTTACCATTAGAGGAACTGGAAAAATCATGGCGGTGTAAAGGCAATTAA